In Capsicum annuum cultivar UCD-10X-F1 chromosome 11, UCD10Xv1.1, whole genome shotgun sequence, one genomic interval encodes:
- the LOC107847783 gene encoding protein TIC 100, with amino-acid sequence MAKDSKEEEAKLTNSNSSKNSPDRDEDEDEDEDESESEDEDEVEEPETEEEPESELESELDSESEDEVLSYTRAGGGEPDEDSEENNTAEANVRRYMKVLNSKTLKRELEEEEKGAVYQEDLFDFPRDYENWREIDLKELWADAPLAMTKPGWDPNWVDEEEEDIVAEEYDAGREPPIAPFYVPYRKPYPVIPDNHYDISNPKSVIEELDRIEEFLKWVSFIFADGSSYEGTVWDDLAHGKGVYVAEQGLVRYEGEWLQNNMEGHGVVEVEIPHIEPIPGSKLEAKMRAEGKIIKRDFMSPEDREWLEKDIEDTVDLTNGNYEIPFYENDEWVRQFGKKPEKGRYRYAGQWKHGRMHGCGLYELNERVIYGRFYFGDLLAADTYGCDAEISAMHAGIAEVAAAKARMFINKPDGMVREERGPYGDPQHPYLYEEDDVWMAPGFINQFYEVPDYWKAYVDDVDEEREMWLNSFYKAPLRLPMPAELEHWWEKDHEPEFVLLNKEPEPDPEDPSKLVYTEDPVILHTPTGRIINYVEDEEHGVRLFWQPPVKKGEDVDPDKVEFLPLGFDEFYGRGGDVKSDNVLKRFVTSMGNACKPMFDKLEKWAEEKKKAGEMKMELLKKEFELAEAELSLKEALEDMDDELKRMQEEEEKKVQMGTEEEDDIIPSEPTDTLDETWVEKKEAEEEDEEEEGEEEVTASSFGSVDNQSSAKSDKKDSKAGKAPFGASSLSFAACSLVPTVPPKLQHTFTAWKGKLTPKPSSPLSDAPCNIHELPKEQQTPGSISFPYVVVQNGRLRAVSRAQLQDKYLSKSRIRNRSKQKSSSQIQGYQEELCFNILSLHTPLPL; translated from the exons ATGGCTAAAGACTCGAAAGAAGAAGAAGCTAAATTAACTAACTCAAACTCCTCGAAAAACTCGCCAGACCGAGACGAAGACGAAGACGAAGATGAAGATGAATCCGAGtctgaagatgaagatgaagtcgAAGAACCGGAAACTGAAGAAGAACCCGAGTCAGAGTTGGAGTCGGAATTGGATTCAGAATCTGAAGACGAAGTTCTATCGTACACACGAGCCGGTGGTGGTGAGCCAGATGAAGACAGCGAGGAGAACAACACTGCCGAAGCAAATGTGAGGAGATATATGAAGGTACTAAATTCGAAAACCCTAAAGCGGGAACTGGAAGAGGAGGAGAAAGGCGCTGTTTATCAGGAGGATTTATTCGATTTTCCTAGAGATTACGAGAATTGGAGGGAAATAGATTTGAAGGAATTATGGGCGGATGCTCCACTTGCGATGACGAAACCAGGTTGGGATCCCAATTGGGTtgatgaggaagaagaagatattgTTGCTGAAGAATATGATGCGGGTCGGGAACCACCAATTGCTCCGTTTTATGTACCGTATAGGAAACCGTATCCGGTTATACCGGATAATCATTATGATATATCGAATCCTAAGAGTGTTATTGAAGAGCTTGATAGGATTGAGGAGTTCTTGAAATGGGTTAGCTTCATTTTTGCTGATGGTAGCTC GTATGAAGGCACTGTTTGGGATGACTTGGCACATGGAAAAGGTGTTTATGTGGCTGAGCAAGGACTGGTCAG GTATGAAGGTGAATGGCTTCAAAACAACATGGAAGGTCATGGAGTTGTTGAGGTTGAGATACCCCACATAGAACCCATCCCAGGATCCAA ACTTGAAGCCAAGATGAGAGCTGAAGGCAAAATAATAAAGAGAGACTTCATGTCCCCAGAAGACAGAGAATGGCTGGAGAAGGATATTGAAGATACCGTGGACCTAACAAATGGAAATTATGAAATTCCTTTCTATGAGAATGATGAATGGGTCAGGCAATTCGGCAAGAAACC GGAGAAGGGACGGTATCGCTATGCTGGCCAATGGAAGCATGGGAGAATGCATGGCTGTGGTTTATATGAACTTAATGAACGTGTAATTTAC GGCCGTTTTTATTTTGGAGATCTTTTGGCGGCGGATACTTATGGATGTGACGCAGAAATATCAGCG ATGCATGCAGGTATAGCAGAAGTTGCGGCTGCTAAGGCTCGGATGTTTATTAACAAGCCTGATGGAA TGGTGAGAGAAGAGAGAGGTCCCTATGGTGATCCTCAGCATCCATATCTATACGAAGAAGATGATGTGTGGATGGCACCAGGTTTCATCAACCAGTTTTATGAA GTTCCCGATTATTGGAAAGCATATGTGGATGATGTGGATGAAGAAAGAGAAATGTGGTTGAACTCATTTTACAAAGCTCCTTTGCGACTACCTATGCCTGCAGAGCTTGAacattggtgggaaaaag ATCACGAGCCAGAATTCGTTCTACTTAACAAGGAACCAGAGCCTGATCCTGAAGATCCTTCTAAACTCGTATATACTGAAGATCCCGTCATCCTGCACACTCCAACTGGAAGGATTATCAACTATGTGGAAGATGAGGAGCATGGAGTGCGATTGTTTTGGCAGCCTCCTGTCAAAAAGGGTGAAGATGTTGATCCTGATAAGGTTGAATTCCTTCCCCTAGGATTTGACGAGTTTTATGGGCGAGGTGGAGATGTCAAATCAGATAATGTATTGAAGCGGTTTGTTACCTCCATGGGAAATGCATGTAAACCGATGTTCGACAAACTGGAGAAATGGGccgaagagaagaagaaagcaGGCGAGATGAAGATGGAGCTGTTGAAAAAAGAGTTTGAATTAGCAGAAGCAGAATTGTCTCTGAAGGAAGCATTGGAAGACATGGATGATGAATTAAAAAGAATGCAAGAAGAGGAGGAAAAGAAAGTTCAAATGGGAACcgaagaagaagatgatattaTACCTTCTGAACCAACAGACACACTTGATGAAACTTGGGTGGAAAAGAAGGAAGCTGAGGAGGAGGACGAGGAAGAGGAAGGAGAGGAGGAGGTTACCGCATCAAGTTTTGGATCTGTTGACAATCAAAGCTCAGCTAAAAGTGACAAGAAGGACAGCAAAGCTGGAAAGGCTCCATTTGGGGCATCCTCTTTGTCATTTGCTGCCTGTAGTCTGGTTCCCACT GTGCCACCAAAGCTACAACATACATTTACGGCTTGGAAGGGAAAGTTGACGCCTAAGCCGTCATCTCCATTGTCCGACGCTCCATGTAATATTCATGAATTACCAAAGGAGCAACAGACTCCAGGCTCAATTAGCTTCCCTTACGTTGTTGTGCAAAATGGAAGATTAAGAGCAGTCAGTCGAGCACAATTGCAAGATAAGTACCTCAGCAAGTCGCGTATCAGAAACCGCTCAAAGCAGAAATCGTCTTCACAAATCCAAGGATATCAAGAAGAGCTTTGCTTCAACATATTATCATTACACACGCCATTGCCTTTGTAG
- the LOC107848320 gene encoding arogenate dehydratase 3, with protein MQSLTPSSSGINLKTLIRSKIQSNRVNPTRLIIRCVYRFDSAAVKTNYAGHIGGSRADWQSSCAILASKVVSDQQNGGDEGNITAVNGHKVVSEQKNSGRAGHITAVNGHPAAAIDLNLVQIDNQPKPLTISDFSPAPMHGAQLRVAYQGVPGAYSEAAAGKAYPKCEAIPCDQFEVAFQAVELWIADRAVLPVENSLGGSIHRNYDLLLRHRLHIVGEVQLPVHHCLLALPGVRMEYLTRVISHPQALAQCELTLTKLGLNVAREAVDDTAGAAEYISSNNLRDTAAIASARAADLYNLQILSSGIQDDSSNVTRFVMLAREPIIPRTDRPFKTSIVFAHDKGGTSVLFKVLSAFAFRNISLTKIESRPHRNRPIRLVDDANVGTAKHFEYMFYVDFEASMADVRAQNALAEVQEFTSFLRVLGSYPMDMTPWCPSRED; from the coding sequence ATGCAATCGCTTACTCCATCGTCGTCCGGAATAAATCTCAAAACGTTAATCCGGTCAAAGATACAGTCGAATCGGGTCAACCCGACCCGACTCATTATCCGATGCGTTTACCGGTTTGACTCCGCCGCCGTAAAAACAAACTACGCCGGACATATCGGTGGTTCACGCGCCGACTGGCAGAGTTCGTGTGCTATTTTAGCTAGTAAAGTCGTATCGGATCAGCAAAACGGCGGCGATGAGGGTAACATCACCGCCGTGAACGGCCATAAAGTCGTATCGGAGCAGAAAAACAGCGGCAGGGCCGGCCACATCACCGCCGTAAACGGCCATCCAGCGGCGGCGATTGATTTAAATCTAGTTCAAATTGACAATCAACCAAAGCCGTTGACGATAAGTGATTTCTCACCAGCTCCGATGCACGGCGCTCAGCTCCGCGTCGCCTATCAAGGCGTACCCGGAGCTTACAGCGAAGCTGCCGCCGGCAAAGCTTATCCAAAATGTGAAGCCATACCTTGTGACCAATTCGAAGTCGCATTTCAGGCAGTTGAACTCTGGATTGCTGATCGCGCCGTCCTTCCGGTAGAGAACTCTCTCGGCGGATCAATCCACCGTAACTACGATCTCCTCCTCCGTCACCGCCTCCATATAGTCGGAGAAGTACAACTCCCAGTCCATCACTGCCTCCTAGCACTCCCCGGAGTACGCATGGAATACCTCACGAGGGTAATATCCCACCCGCAAGCGTTAGCTCAGTGCGAGCTAACGCTTACTAAACTCGGCCTCAACGTAGCTCGTGAGGCCGTCGACGACACCGCAGGCGCAGCCGAATATATCTCCTCCAACAATCTTCGCGACACTGCAGCAATCGCCTCAGCACGCGCAGCAGATCTCTACAATCTCCAAATATTATCATCCGGAATACAAGACGATTCAAGCAATGTGACTCGGTTCGTCATGTTAGCACGCGAACCTATAATTCCAAGGACGGATCGTCCATTCAAGACGAGCATTGTGTTCGCACACGATAAAGGAGGGACTAGCGTGCTTTTCAAAGTGTTATCTGCGTTCGCGTTTAGGAATATCAGCTTGACGAAGATCGAGTCACGTCCGCATCGTAACAGGCCGATACGGCTTGTCGACGATGCGAACGTAGGCACGGCGAAGCATTTCGAATACATGTTTTACGTTGATTTCGAGGCGTCCATGGCGGATGTTAGAGCACAAAATGCATTAGCTGAAGTACAGGAATTCACGTCGTTTTTGAGAGTTTTGGGAAGTTATCCTATGGATATGACTCCATGGTGTCCTTCTCGTGAAGACTAA
- the LOC107847110 gene encoding putative phytosulfokines 6, with the protein MMKQNVYFLLLVVVVSMVISSQGSARFLVNNLRVKEEVKLPNKAIDGDSIDKIGNSNLNRLMGLEEYSCEDENDQKCIKRRVLEEVHLDYIYTQHHNHP; encoded by the exons atGATGAAACAAAATGTATATTTTCtgcttcttgttgttgttgtttccatGGTTATTTCTTCACAGGGATCTGCTCGTTTCTTAGTAAACAACCTACgag TGAAAGAGGAGGTAAAGCTTCCTAATAAAGCCATTGATGGAGATTCAATTGACAAGATaggaaattcaaatttaaat AGGTTGATGGGGCTAGAGGAATATTCATGTGAGgatgaaaatgatcaaaaatgcATTAAGagaagagttcttgaagaagtTCACTTGGACTATATCTATACTCAACACCAtaatcacccttaa